From one Syntrophales bacterium genomic stretch:
- a CDS encoding DUF3795 domain-containing protein, with the protein MSLIIGLYKGGVPGKGTIPNSEDLTTKDIKCNGCLSDNLFMHCKQCDIRDCIKEKGYEGCHQCNEFPCKYIDNFSMAVGKKVILRSVPYRKKYGTKKWIEDEEARYFCPECGNKVFRGVV; encoded by the coding sequence TTGTCGCTGATCATTGGGCTTTACAAAGGTGGTGTTCCTGGAAAAGGTACTATACCTAACAGTGAAGATCTTACAACAAAAGACATTAAATGCAACGGATGTTTGTCTGACAATCTTTTTATGCACTGTAAACAATGTGATATCAGAGACTGTATAAAAGAAAAAGGTTATGAAGGGTGTCATCAATGTAATGAGTTCCCCTGTAAATATATAGATAATTTTTCGATGGCCGTTGGTAAAAAGGTTATTCTAAGATCTGTTCCATATAGAAAAAAATATGGGACAAAAAAATGGATTGAAGATGAAGAAGCCCGTTACTTTTGCCCGGAATGCGGTAATAAAGTTTTTAGAGGTGTTGT